The proteins below come from a single Microtus ochrogaster isolate Prairie Vole_2 chromosome 8, MicOch1.0, whole genome shotgun sequence genomic window:
- the Mfsd13a gene encoding transmembrane protein 180, with protein MRIDWPQAWLLGLPTAVVYGSLALFTSVLHNVFLLYYVDTFVSVYKINKLSFWIGETVFLLWNSFNDPLFGWLSDHKFLSSQPRSGAGLSSRDVVLTRVRALSWHGPLLALSFLAFWVPWAPAGLQFLLCLCLYDGFLTLVDLHHHALLADLALSAHDRTHLNFYCSLFSAAGSMSVFASYAFWNKEDFSSFRAFCVVLAAGSGLGFLGATQLLRRRIETTRRDRGYSAMVVDRGICEEEPLVGGEEAGSITLGQYLRQLACHQNFLWFVGMDLVQVFHCHFNSNFFPLFLEHLLSDHISLSTGSFLLGISYVAPHLNNLYFLPLCRRWGVYAVVRGLFLLKLGLSLLMLLAGPDRPGLLCFFIASNRVFTEGTCKLLTLVVTDLVDEDLVLNHRKQAASALLFGMVALVTKPGQTFAPLLGTWLLCFYTGHDLFQQSPVIVGSVQPRPEPPAPAPAQAATLRQGCFYLLVLVPITCALLQLFTWSQFTLHGRRLRMVKAQRQNLAQIRTLDIKMV; from the exons ATGAGAATAGACTGGCCCCAAGCCTGGCTTTTGGGCCTGCCCACAGCCGTGGTGTATGGTTCCTTGGCCCTCTTCACCTCTGTCCTGCATAATGTGTTCCTGCTGTACTACGTGGACACGTTTGTCTCGGTGTATAAGATCAACAAACTGTCCTTCTGGATTGGAGAG ACTGTATTCCTCCTCTGGAACAGCTTCAATGACCCCCTCTTTGGCTGGCTCAGTGACCACAAGTTCCTCAGCTCCCAACCCCG GTCGGGAGCCGGGCTCTCCTCCAGAGACGTGGTGCTGACCCGGGTGAGGGCTCTGAGCTGGCACGGGCCCTTGCTGGCATTGTCATTCCTGGCCTTCTGGGTGCCCTGGGCCCCTGCTGGCTTGCAGTTCTTACTGTGCTTGTGTCTCTATGATGGCTTCCTGACCCTCGTGGACCTCCACCACCACGCCTTGCTGGCCGACCTGGCTCTCTCTGCCCACGACCGCACCCACCTCAACTTTTACTGCTCCCTCTTCAGTGCGGCTGGCTccatgtctgtctttgcctcctacgCCTTTTGGAACAAGGAGGACTTCTCCTCCTTCCGTGCCTTCTGTGTGGTACTAGCTGCTGGCTCTGGCCTGGGCTTCCTGGGGGCCACACAATTGTTGAGGCGGCGGATTGAGACCACCAGAAGGGACAGAGGGTACTCAGCCATGGTCGTGGATAGAGG CATATGTGAGGAAGAGCCTCTGGTGGGTGGTGAGGAAGCAGGCAGCATCACCTTGGGCCAGTACCTCCGGCAATTGGCATGCCACCAAAACTTCCTGTGGTTCGTGGGCATGGACCTGGTACAG GTGTTTCACTGCCATTTCAACAGTaacttcttccctctcttcctggaGCACTTGTTGTCTGACCACATCTCCCTCTCGACAGGCTCCTTCCTGTTGG gcATCTCCTATGTTGCTCCTCATCTCAacaacctctacttcctgcccctGTGCCGGCGCTGGGGTGTCTATGCCGTGGTGCGGGGCCTCTTCCTGCTCAAGCTGGGCCTTAGCCTCCTCATGCTGCTGGCTGGCCCTGATCGCCCCGGCCTGCTTTGCTTCTTCATTGCCAG CAACCGTGTCTTCACTGAGGGCACCTGTAAGCTGCTGACCCTTGTGGTCACTGACCTAGTGGATGAGGACCTGGTGCTGAACCACCGGAAACAGGCAGCCTCGGCTCTCCTCTTCGGTATGGTTGCCCTGGTGACCAAACCTGGCCAGACCTTTGCCCCACTGCTGGGcacctggcttctctgcttctacACAG GTCATGACCTTTTTCAGCAGTCCCCAGTGATCGTGGGGAGTGTCCAGCCGAGGCCAGAGCCCCCAGCCCCGGCCCCAGCACAGGCTGCGACACTCCGCCAGGGCTGCTTCTACCTGCTAGTGCTGGTGCCCATCACCTGCGCGCTGCTGCAGCTCTTCACCTGGTCGCAGTTCACGCTGCACGGGAGACGCCTCCGCATGGTCAAGGCCCAGCGCCAGAACCTGGCACAGATCCGAACGCTGGACATTAAGATGGTGTGA
- the LOC113456537 gene encoding uncharacterized protein LOC113456537, with protein sequence MYSYICLPPGEGIWPRLQSLTYTYLPAPLLLPPIQTHNFCSRPAGLSAAPREFHCFYGATLASTPPWWFFPRPGAATLGPSFPAAGASAPSQPAPDAEGWGQWPEGGSLQLQLRWGRVERTRGPPLPLPDAVRRELRRVYGTYPRTDVRVTRRGSQFLLQAAPRVGEPEYQVARRVVRRPAGGDDDGDGGDGGDSRAAPEAVQRGRPKKKQGLR encoded by the coding sequence ATGTACTCCTACATCTGCCTGCCGCCTGGGGAGGGCATCTGGCCTCGGCTGCAGTCCCTCACCTACACCTACCTGCCCGCTCCCCTGTTGCTGCCGCCCATCCAGACCCACAACTTCTGCAGCCGGCCGGCCGGGCTGAGCGCGGCCCCGCGTGAATTCCACTGCTTCTACGGTGCGACCCTGGCGTCCACGCCGCCCTGGTGGTTCTTCCCGCGGCCGGGTGCCGCTACCCTTGGCCCGTCGTTCCCCGCGGCCGGCGCGTCAGCACCATCCCAGCCGGCGCCCGACGCCGAGGGCTGGGGACAGTGGCCTGAGGGCGGCagcctgcagctgcagctgcgcTGGGGACGCGTGGAGCGCACGCGGGGACCGCCCCTGCCGCTGCCAGACGCGGTGCGCCGCGAGCTGCGGCGCGTGTACGGCACCTACCCACGCACCGACGTACGCGTCACCCGGCGTGGCAGCCAGTTCCTGCTGCAGGCCGCGCCGCGCGTGGGCGAGCCCGAGTACCAGGTGGCGAGGCGTGTAGTGCGCCGGCCTGCAGGCGGTGACGATGATGGGGACGGCGGGGACGGCGGGGACAGCCGGGCCGCTCCCGAGGCGGTGCAGCGTGGCCGCCCCAAGAAGAAGCAAGGTCTGCGCTGA